One region of Xyrauchen texanus isolate HMW12.3.18 chromosome 11, RBS_HiC_50CHRs, whole genome shotgun sequence genomic DNA includes:
- the LOC127651609 gene encoding sarcoplasmic/endoplasmic reticulum calcium ATPase 2-like: MDNAHTKTVEEVLGYVGVNETTGLSSEQLRKSRERWGTNELPAEEGKSLWELVLEQFEDLLVRILLLAACISFTLAWFEEGEGTITAFVEPFVILLILIANAIVGVWQERNAENAIEALKEYEPEMGKVYRQDRKSVQRVRARDIVPGDIVEVAVGDKVPADIRLTSIRSTTLRVDQSILTGESVSILKHTDPVPDPRAVNQDKKNMLFSGTNIAAGRAIGVVVATGVHTEIGKIRDEMAATDPERTPLQQKLDQFGEQLSKVITVICVAVWGINIGHFSDPVHGGSWLRGAVYYFKIAVALAVAAIPEGLPAVITTCLALGTRRMARKNAIVRSLPSVETLGCTSVICSDKTGTLTTNQMSVCRLFIVDVVAGERCLLNEFTVTGSTYAPEGEVYKDDVQVRCSQYEGLVEMASICALCNDSSLDYNESKGVYEKVGEATETALCCLVEKMNVFDTDLRGLAPSERATACCSVIKQLMRKELTLEFSRDRKSMSVFCSPNKLTRSASGAKMFVKGAPESVLERCRWIRVGGGTRVPLTSDLREQLLGTVREWSTGRDTLRCLAIATRDSPPDTRTLNLENSAGFSEYESDLTFVGCVGMLDPPRKEVLNAVRMCRQAGIRVIMITGDNKGTALSICRRVGIITEQEEEEAEGGPFGSGLTGREFDELPPHLQRQACRTVRCFARVEPAHKSRIVEYLQSLSDITAMTGDGVNDAPALKKAEIGIAMGSGTAVAKSASEMILADDNFSTIVAAVEEGRAIYNNMKQFIRYLISSNIGEVVCIFLTAALGMPEALIPVQLLWVNLVTDGFPATALGFNPPDLDIMSRPPRSPKEPLISGWLFCRYLIIGCYVGAATVGAAAWWFMAAHDGPKLNFYQLSHYLQCSEGHVEFAGVQCSVFESPYPMTMALSVLVTIEMCNALNSLSENQSLLKMPPWSNPWLVGAICLSMALHFLILYVDPLPVIFQIRPLSWQQWVTVLKMSLPVILMDEALKFLARNYIEPGNDLYLEEEQDHASAAGGLIGKLRQAFRGVSWPFVFISAPLLVWIFSLDSDITNIFWD; this comes from the exons ATGGACAATGCCCATACTAAGACGGTTGAGGAGGTGCTGGGATATGTCGGTGTCAACGAGACAACGGGACTGAGCTCCGAGCAGTTAAGGAAGAGTAGGGAAAGATGGGGCACCAATG AGTTACCTGCAGAAGAAG GGAAGTCACTATGGGAACTTGTTCTGGAACAGTTCGAGGATCTGCTCGTTCGGATTCTTCTTCTCGCAGCCTGTATTTCCTTT ACTCTGGCCTGGTTTGAGGAAGGTGAAGGAACCATCACAGCCTTCGTAGAGCCTTTTGTTATCCTTCTTATTCTCATTGCGAATGCCATTGTAGGGGTGTGGCAG gAGCGTAATGCAGAAAATGCCATTGAAGCACTAAAAGAATATGAGCCAGAGATGGGGAAGGTGTacagacaggacaggaagagtgTACAGAGGGTCAGAGCCAGAGACATTGTGCCTGGAGACATTGTGGAGGTGGCAG TTGGTGACAAAGTCCCAGCAGATATCAGACTGACATCCATACGCTCTACTACTCTCAGAGTGGACCAGTCCATCCTGACAGGGGAGTCTGTATCCATCCTGAAACACACAGACCCAGTGCCTGACCCCCGCGCTGTCAACCAGGACAAGAAAAACATGCTCTTTTCT GGGACAAACATTGCAGCAGGGCGAGCGATAGGTGTAGTAGTGGCCACAGGTGTACACACTGAGATTGGGAAGATCAGAGATGAGATGGCAGCCACCGATCCAGAAAGAACCCCTCTGCAGCAGAAACTAGACCAGTTTGGAGAGCAACTCTCAAAG GTGATCACGGTGATCTGTGTGGCAGTATGGGGTATTAACATCGGTCACTTCAGTGACCCCGTGCATGGAGGCAGCTGGCTGCGTGGAGCTGTGTACTACTTTAAGATCGCCGTAGCCCTGGCTGTAGCTGCCATTCCTGAGG GTCTTCCTGCTGTGATCACTACTTGCCTGGCACTTGGCACACGCCGCATGGCCCGCAAAAATGCCATAGTCCGTTCCCTACCATCTGTGGAGACCCTCGGCTGCACTTCTGTCATCTGCTCTGACAAGACGGGCACACTCACCACCAACCAGATGTCCGTCTgcagg ttgtttattgtcgacgttgtcgcgGGTGAGAGGTGTCTACTGAACGAGTTTACAGTTACTGGATCTACTTATGCACCTGAAGGGGAAGT GTATAAGGATGATGTACAGGTACGCTGCAGTCAGTATGAGGGTTTGGTGGAAATGGCTTCTATCTGTGCCCTGTGTAATGACTCCTCACTGGACTACAATGAG AGTAAAGGGGTGTATGAGAAAGTGGGTGAGGCAACTGAGACGGCTCTGTGTTGTCTGGTGGAGAAGATGAACGTGTTTGACACAGACCTGAGAGGCCTTGCACCTTCTGAAAGAGCCACAGCCTGCTGCTCG gtCATAAAGCAGTTAATGAGGAAGGAGTTGACTCTGGAGTTTTCTCGAGACAGGAAGTCAATGTCTGTTTTCTGCTCCCCAAACAAACTCACTCGCTCAGCTTCAGGGGCAAAGATGTTTGTTAAG GGGGCGCCAGAGAGTGTGCTGGAGCGTTGCCGCTGGATACGGGTAGGTGGTGGTACTCGGGTGCCACTGACCTCTGACCTAAGGGAGCAGCTCTTAGGCACAGTAAGAGAATGGAGCACGGGTCGTGACACACTACGCTGTCTTGCCATAGCAACCAGGGACTCGCCCCCCGACACTCGTACTCTGAATTTAGAAAACTCTGCAGGCTTCTCAGAATATGAG TCGGACTTGACATTCGTGGGCTGTGTGGGAATGTTGGATCCGCCCAGGAAGGAGGTACTGAATGCAGTGCGGATGTGCAGACAGGCAGGCATACGGGTCATCATGATCACAG GTGACAATAAAGGCACAGCCTTGTCTATCTGTCGTCGCGTGGGCATCATCACGGAACAGGAGGAAGAGGAGGCTGAAGGCGGTCCATTTGGGAGTGGTCTCACAGGACGAGAGTTTGATGAGTTGCCACCCCACCTGCAGCGTCAGGCCTGCCGCACTGTCCGCTGTTTCGCCCGAGTCGAGCCAGCACACAAGAGCCGCATCGTTGAATACTTGCAAAGCCTCAGTGATATCACGGCTATG aCGGGCGATGGTGTGAATGACGCTCCTGCTCTGAAGAAGGCTGAGATTGGTATTGCCATGGGCTCAGGCACAGCAGTGGCTAAATCTGCTTCAGAGATGATCTTAGCCGACGATAACTTTTCAACCATCGTGGCTGCAGTGGAAGAGGGCCGAGCTATTTACAACAACATGAAACAGTTCATCCGCTACCTTATTTCTTCTAACATCGGAGAGGTAGTCTG TATTTTCCTCACAGCTGCTTTGGGTATGCCTGAGGCTCTCATCCCAGTCCAGCTGCTGTGGGTCAATCTGGTGACGGATGGCTTCCCAGCCACTGCTCTTGGTTTCAATCCCCCTGACCTGGACATCATGTCCCGCCCTCCACGCTCCCCCAAAGAACCACTCATTTCTGGCTGGCTCTTCTGCAGATACCTCATCATTGGCT GTTATGTAGGAGCAGCTACAGTTGGTGCTGCTGCCTGGTGGTTCATGGCCGCACATGATGGACCAAAGCTCAACTTCTATCAGCTG tctCACTATTTGCAGTGCAGTGAAGGTCATGTTGAGTTTGCAGGCGTGCAGTGCTCAGTGTTTGAATCTCCGTACCCCATGACTATGGCCTTGTCTGTGCTGGTCACCATTGAGATGTGTAATGCCCTCAACAG tttgtCAGAAAATCAGTCACTACTCAAGATGCCACCGTGGTCGAACCCTTGGCTGGTAGGAGCCATCTGTCTCTCCATGGCCCTACACTTCCTCATCTTATATGTGGATCCTCTTCCT
- the LOC127651712 gene encoding DNA polymerase delta subunit 4-like isoform X2, translating to MTPKRGLITDTFKVVKKARRGGKRDKSHSPPEPEPPQLSLKEIELQELKVFDLDQRFGPCTGISRLQRWERAALHGMNPPQEIKDILLNTDPEYTQSLWRDYPL from the exons ATGACACCTAAGCGTGGCCTCATCACTGACACCTTTAAGGTTGTAAAGAAGGCAAGGAGAGGTGGCAAGAGAGACAAGTCTCATTCACCACCAG AGCCTGAGCCCCCACAGCTGAGTCTGAAAGAAATAGAGCTACAGGAGCTGAAGGTGTTTGATCTGGACCAGAGGTTCGGACCATGTACAG gGATCAGTCGACTTCAGAGATGGGAGAGGGCCGCACTGCATGGGATGAATCCCCCACAGGAGATTAAAGACATTCTACTGAACACTGACCCAGAGTACACGCAGAG TCTCTGGCGTGATTATCCACTCTGA
- the LOC127651712 gene encoding DNA polymerase delta subunit 4-like isoform X1: MTPKRGLITDTFKVVKKARRGGKRDKSHSPPGGTVCACLNKEPEPPQLSLKEIELQELKVFDLDQRFGPCTGISRLQRWERAALHGMNPPQEIKDILLNTDPEYTQSLWRDYPL, translated from the exons ATGACACCTAAGCGTGGCCTCATCACTGACACCTTTAAGGTTGTAAAGAAGGCAAGGAGAGGTGGCAAGAGAGACAAGTCTCATTCACCACCAGGTGGGACAGTATGTGCATGTTTAAATAAAG AGCCTGAGCCCCCACAGCTGAGTCTGAAAGAAATAGAGCTACAGGAGCTGAAGGTGTTTGATCTGGACCAGAGGTTCGGACCATGTACAG gGATCAGTCGACTTCAGAGATGGGAGAGGGCCGCACTGCATGGGATGAATCCCCCACAGGAGATTAAAGACATTCTACTGAACACTGACCCAGAGTACACGCAGAG TCTCTGGCGTGATTATCCACTCTGA